One Deefgea tanakiae genomic region harbors:
- the mutM gene encoding bifunctional DNA-formamidopyrimidine glycosylase/DNA-(apurinic or apyrimidinic site) lyase, with protein MPELPEVETTRRGIHDHLLNTTVSELIIRNGRLRWPVPSDLPELLRGKTIYSIARRAKYLLLGFEHGTLIIHLGMSGSLRVLTEAFPAEKHDHIDLILNNGKRLRYHDPRRFGSWLWCNTPTKEHPLLKALGPEPLSSDFDAPYLFTKLSARKTAIKQLIMDNAMVVGVGNIYASESLFRACIAPTRSGNSLSLSEVTLLVTAIKETLHEAIAAGGSTLKDYVDSDGREGYFMINSYVYGRAEQPCRLCGTTIKTIRQGQRATFFCTQCQH; from the coding sequence ATGCCCGAATTACCCGAAGTAGAAACGACCCGCCGCGGCATTCACGATCACCTACTGAATACCACAGTGAGCGAGTTGATTATTCGCAACGGCCGCTTGCGCTGGCCAGTACCAAGCGATTTACCTGAATTACTTCGTGGAAAAACAATATACAGCATAGCTCGCCGCGCCAAATATTTGCTACTGGGATTTGAGCACGGCACACTGATTATTCACTTGGGCATGTCGGGCAGCTTGCGCGTTTTAACTGAAGCCTTCCCTGCAGAAAAACATGACCATATCGATTTAATTCTCAATAACGGCAAAAGGCTTAGGTATCACGACCCACGTCGCTTTGGATCTTGGCTGTGGTGCAATACCCCAACTAAAGAACACCCACTCTTAAAAGCACTGGGGCCTGAGCCTTTATCTAGTGACTTTGATGCCCCCTATTTATTCACCAAACTCAGCGCCCGTAAAACTGCGATCAAACAGCTCATTATGGATAACGCGATGGTGGTCGGGGTCGGCAATATTTACGCCTCCGAATCCCTGTTTCGCGCCTGCATTGCGCCAACGCGCAGCGGCAACAGCCTCAGTCTGTCTGAAGTCACACTGTTGGTTACTGCCATAAAAGAAACACTCCATGAAGCGATTGCTGCAGGCGGCAGCACTTTGAAGGATTATGTTGATAGTGATGGGCGCGAAGGCTATTTTATGATCAATAGCTATGTGTATGGTCGAGCCGAACAGCCTTGCCGGCTATGCGGTACAACAATAAAGACAATTCGACAAGGTCAGCGAGCGACATTCTTTTGTACGCAATGCCAGCATTGA
- a CDS encoding CobW family GTP-binding protein: protein MSNKVIPVNLITGFLGVGKTTAVMNLLAQKPADEYWAIVVNEFGEVGIDGATLSSLGDGLQVAEVPGGCICCTTSPMLRVTLGKLARGKRPDRLLIEPSGLGHPAGIIDLLRDPMLASAFEVRAVITLLDPRHLEDQRYTLHETWRDQLQLADVLVMNKSDIADEAQIQRAEAMGAAFFPPKLAMVRSVKGLFSPELLDLELHPERWPDSLDHVRPTGAHHGAYSSSLTRPNRLKSAVAQVNQEPEVWPICKTQSSLGSHSCGWIFSPETMFSSGKVADLFTAMSSAATLGIDGITRAKGIFNTERDWYRFDWVDGMTSALPAAYRRDSRFEVIVEGEQAPDWRLFTEALLATQINPLAPT from the coding sequence ATGAGCAATAAAGTAATCCCAGTCAATTTGATTACTGGATTTTTAGGCGTAGGTAAGACCACGGCGGTGATGAATTTATTGGCTCAAAAGCCAGCGGATGAGTATTGGGCGATTGTGGTTAATGAGTTTGGTGAGGTCGGAATTGATGGCGCCACGCTTTCATCACTCGGCGATGGCTTGCAGGTAGCAGAAGTACCGGGTGGCTGCATTTGTTGCACGACTAGCCCGATGTTGCGCGTGACATTAGGTAAGTTAGCTCGCGGCAAGCGTCCTGATCGTTTGTTGATTGAGCCGTCGGGTTTGGGGCATCCGGCGGGAATTATCGATTTATTGCGTGATCCGATGTTGGCGAGTGCGTTTGAAGTTCGTGCCGTGATTACTTTGCTCGACCCGCGCCATTTGGAAGATCAGCGCTACACCTTGCACGAAACATGGCGAGATCAATTGCAACTTGCCGATGTCTTGGTAATGAACAAGAGCGATATTGCCGATGAAGCACAAATTCAACGCGCAGAGGCAATGGGCGCAGCTTTCTTTCCGCCGAAATTAGCGATGGTGCGTAGTGTGAAAGGGCTTTTCTCGCCCGAACTTTTGGATTTGGAACTTCATCCCGAGCGTTGGCCTGATTCATTAGATCATGTCCGCCCAACAGGCGCGCATCATGGCGCTTATTCGTCGTCCCTCACTCGGCCTAATCGACTTAAGAGCGCGGTGGCTCAAGTAAACCAAGAGCCAGAGGTGTGGCCGATTTGTAAAACGCAGTCAAGTTTAGGGTCGCACAGTTGCGGGTGGATTTTTTCGCCAGAGACGATGTTTAGCAGTGGCAAGGTGGCGGATTTATTTACAGCCATGTCGAGTGCCGCGACACTGGGTATTGATGGAATTACGCGAGCTAAAGGGATATTTAATACGGAGCGAGATTGGTATCGATTTGATTGGGTCGATGGTATGACCAGTGCGCTGCCTGCGGCTTATCGGCGGGATAGTCGGTTTGAAGTGATTGTTGAAGGTGAACAAGCGCCAGATTGGCGCTTGTTCACTGAGGCTTTATTAGCGACGCAAATTAACCCGCTAGCGCCGACCTAA
- a CDS encoding tetratricopeptide repeat protein, with protein sequence MSLHMHSLLAVFIAGLTGCAALAPVAPVTAASAVAEAATEGSEVNKVNGYNPDMLPKVELSDELLMRFLVGDVAAQRGNPALGAQAWLDIANRTQDPRAAQRATQLALTAGQLALAQDAALLWVAGAPYSIQARQILVGLLIRSKRLDQVEPHLRVMLNAKPAEMAPFFMQMHQLWDKDADRAAVISVTEQLTEPHLNMPEAHFARAVAFSNASQDALALQELDAALKLRPSWEPAVLYKVQLLGSKDSVAVKRLLQDAAKANPKSSAISIAQARGFAENQNYELAQQQYEAALSQDPRQLEALVGAGLVALELRDLDKAQSYLERAVTVSPKSVAQLGVYLGQIAEQQHRDKEAIKWYLQVGEEQSARVKNRLPRLYAKTGQQAEADVALAALPVVTVDQQISKAQIEAQVWRERKDLARARDTITAAITQHPKQAELYYDRSLYLDMLGDIAGAEADLLRYLALNPDHVQGLNALGYILANRTDRLAEADTYLTKAITKDPNNPVILDSLGWLRLKQGKLKEALALLERAYADLPDPEVAAHYAEALWLTGDKSKAIEVLDAASLLDADDEALLATRKKLGM encoded by the coding sequence ATGTCACTGCACATGCACTCATTGCTGGCCGTATTTATTGCGGGATTGACAGGCTGTGCCGCATTAGCGCCTGTGGCGCCGGTCACTGCAGCATCTGCTGTCGCTGAAGCCGCGACTGAGGGTTCTGAGGTCAACAAGGTCAATGGCTATAACCCTGACATGCTGCCTAAAGTGGAGCTCAGCGATGAGTTGTTGATGCGCTTTTTGGTGGGCGATGTGGCTGCGCAGCGCGGTAATCCTGCTTTGGGCGCGCAAGCGTGGCTCGATATTGCAAATCGTACTCAAGACCCTCGTGCGGCGCAGCGCGCAACGCAGCTGGCCTTAACAGCAGGGCAGTTGGCCTTGGCGCAAGATGCTGCTCTATTGTGGGTGGCGGGTGCGCCTTATTCGATACAGGCGCGACAAATCTTGGTCGGTTTGTTGATTCGCAGTAAACGTTTGGATCAAGTTGAGCCTCATTTGCGGGTCATGCTCAATGCCAAGCCAGCGGAAATGGCCCCGTTTTTTATGCAAATGCATCAACTCTGGGATAAAGATGCAGACCGTGCTGCGGTGATTTCGGTGACTGAACAGTTAACCGAGCCTCATCTGAATATGCCAGAGGCTCACTTTGCACGTGCTGTCGCCTTTAGCAATGCCAGTCAAGATGCATTGGCCTTGCAGGAATTGGATGCCGCTTTAAAACTACGCCCATCTTGGGAGCCCGCGGTGCTCTATAAAGTGCAGCTGCTAGGTAGCAAGGATAGCGTTGCAGTTAAGCGCTTATTGCAAGATGCAGCCAAGGCCAATCCAAAGTCTTCGGCGATTTCCATCGCGCAAGCGCGAGGTTTTGCCGAGAATCAAAACTATGAACTGGCTCAGCAGCAGTATGAAGCGGCACTTTCCCAAGATCCTCGTCAGCTTGAAGCTTTGGTGGGGGCTGGTTTAGTCGCGCTGGAGCTACGAGATTTAGATAAAGCGCAGAGTTACTTGGAGCGCGCAGTCACCGTCAGCCCTAAAAGCGTGGCGCAGCTGGGGGTTTACTTAGGGCAAATTGCTGAGCAGCAGCACCGGGATAAAGAGGCTATTAAATGGTATTTGCAAGTCGGTGAAGAGCAGTCGGCGCGAGTAAAAAATCGTTTACCTCGCTTGTACGCCAAGACGGGTCAGCAAGCTGAGGCTGATGTGGCATTGGCCGCCTTACCTGTTGTGACCGTTGATCAGCAAATCAGCAAGGCACAGATTGAGGCTCAAGTTTGGCGAGAAAGAAAAGACCTAGCGCGTGCGCGTGACACCATCACCGCCGCGATCACGCAGCACCCAAAGCAAGCAGAGCTTTACTATGATCGGTCTTTGTATTTAGACATGCTGGGCGATATCGCTGGTGCCGAGGCGGATTTGTTGCGTTACTTGGCGCTGAATCCCGATCATGTACAAGGCCTGAATGCGCTTGGGTATATCCTTGCAAACAGGACGGATAGATTGGCTGAGGCTGATACCTATCTCACTAAGGCAATCACCAAAGATCCTAACAATCCTGTGATTCTCGATAGCTTGGGCTGGCTGCGTTTAAAACAAGGTAAATTGAAAGAGGCTTTAGCCTTGCTCGAGCGCGCTTATGCCGATTTACCCGATCCAGAAGTCGCCGCACATTATGCAGAAGCCTTGTGGCTGACGGGAGATAAAAGCAAAGCCATTGAAGTGTTGGATGCCGCTTCCTTATTGGATGCCGATGATGAGGCTTTGCTCGCAACCCGTAAAAAATTGGGCATGTAA
- the pth gene encoding aminoacyl-tRNA hydrolase: MAIKLIVGLGNPGAEYEATRHNAGFWLVDHLARDGQISLRHDSKFHGFSGRVKIAGQDIWLLQPQTYMNRSGLAVVALAQFYKILPDEILVVHDELDIAPGLVKLKQGGGNGGHNGLKDIQAHLSTPNFWRLRLGIGHPGNKNEVANFVLKPPRKEEQDLIDDAILKSLAVLPKVVKGETGPAMSLLHTDDSKKREHKPAPSSS; the protein is encoded by the coding sequence ATGGCGATTAAGTTGATAGTAGGCTTGGGAAATCCCGGCGCAGAATATGAGGCTACGCGGCACAATGCTGGATTTTGGCTGGTCGATCATCTGGCGCGCGATGGGCAGATTTCACTGCGGCATGATAGTAAATTTCATGGCTTTAGCGGCCGAGTTAAAATTGCTGGCCAAGATATTTGGTTGTTGCAACCGCAAACCTATATGAATCGCAGTGGACTTGCCGTGGTTGCTTTGGCGCAGTTTTATAAAATCCTGCCTGATGAAATCCTTGTTGTGCACGACGAATTGGATATTGCGCCGGGCTTGGTGAAGCTCAAGCAAGGTGGCGGTAACGGCGGTCATAATGGTTTGAAAGACATTCAAGCGCATCTATCAACGCCGAATTTTTGGCGTTTGCGTTTAGGTATTGGCCATCCTGGCAACAAAAATGAAGTAGCTAATTTTGTACTCAAGCCGCCACGTAAAGAAGAGCAAGACTTAATTGATGACGCAATTTTGAAGTCACTGGCCGTATTGCCCAAGGTCGTGAAGGGTGAAACAGGTCCTGCGATGAGTTTATTGCATACTGATGATTCGAAAAAGCGTGAGCATAAACCTGCACCAAGCAGTAGTTGA
- a CDS encoding extracellular solute-binding protein, with protein sequence MSVSQRLIALCLAINIVCLVAILSAIQYFDSAWLPCLLGVPLSAVLLFIAVQFQLRPLQQLSSTMQSLAASGGDLNTRIAINSSDEFGEIARGFNQYSQNLQGTFREVQRDMEGLSLGLRELTTVTGQLVKDSHTQSDYAAATAAAVEEITVSITHIADNANDVDQTVGETQGLSSISAAAVQGVADEVGQMTASFELLGETMGTLSKHSQEIGTIVSVIKDIAQQTNLLALNAAIEAARAGEQGRGFAVVADEVRKLAERSASATVEITQRIETVDRETQNVVASMNSTAGRITGSAERAEDARQQMLTIGERMSTVVTVVKEIADSTREQTAASTTMARSVEQINNMSQSSDSALQQAKRALEQLDVRARELMEAVGKFQLGDIEVLHSWFAASGFRAVADIKARLNKINHHWSDNHNGKDVPGMLKKAVEAGNLPTAVAIGGVKIQNWTGRDIFANLDSLAHAQQWNQILPKILDDQMHAEGHYVAVPLGVARVNVLWVNAAIMRRINQVRAPSTWDEFIQLCERLQAAGITPIAHSEVKWQVATLFEAVTLGVCGANHYINAFSKLDQSALSGAQTIKALEMFRRIKPFCSVDPVGREWNLVTADIINGRAAMQLMGDWVKGEFDTAEKQANTDYLFWASPTQNGEYSFAADTLTFFKQKDPARQKAQTDFATLLMTPEVQIAYNKHKGSIPARTDIDLNQLDAYGKASAQDFTQASSKNTLVPSWAHNMAVQDDLKKAWIEVVYEYWQNDNLSASATASKLAAIARK encoded by the coding sequence ATGTCAGTTAGTCAGCGCTTAATTGCACTTTGCCTTGCCATCAACATCGTTTGCTTAGTCGCAATCTTGAGTGCCATTCAATATTTTGACTCGGCTTGGCTGCCTTGCTTATTGGGAGTTCCCCTCTCAGCAGTTTTACTCTTTATTGCTGTGCAATTCCAACTGCGCCCCTTACAACAACTCAGCAGCACGATGCAAAGTCTGGCTGCGAGTGGCGGAGACCTCAACACTCGAATTGCAATTAATTCAAGCGATGAATTTGGTGAGATTGCGAGGGGTTTTAATCAATACAGCCAAAACCTACAGGGCACCTTCCGCGAAGTACAGCGTGATATGGAAGGCCTCTCACTTGGCTTGCGTGAACTCACTACGGTCACCGGTCAATTAGTTAAAGACAGCCACACGCAATCAGACTACGCAGCAGCAACAGCGGCAGCGGTCGAAGAAATAACCGTGAGCATTACGCACATTGCCGATAACGCCAACGATGTCGACCAGACTGTGGGAGAAACACAGGGCTTATCCAGCATCAGCGCTGCTGCCGTGCAAGGCGTCGCTGATGAAGTGGGCCAGATGACCGCCTCATTTGAGCTACTTGGCGAAACCATGGGTACACTGAGCAAACATTCGCAAGAAATCGGCACCATTGTCAGTGTTATTAAAGACATCGCCCAACAAACCAATTTATTGGCTCTCAATGCCGCCATTGAAGCCGCCCGGGCCGGAGAGCAAGGCCGTGGCTTTGCAGTTGTGGCTGATGAAGTGCGTAAATTGGCCGAACGCAGTGCCAGCGCGACGGTTGAAATCACGCAGCGCATCGAAACGGTTGATCGTGAAACACAGAATGTCGTTGCCTCAATGAATAGTACCGCAGGCCGAATTACCGGCAGCGCAGAGCGCGCAGAAGACGCGCGCCAGCAAATGCTGACCATTGGTGAGCGCATGTCCACCGTGGTTACCGTGGTCAAAGAAATTGCTGATTCAACGCGTGAACAAACTGCCGCCAGCACAACGATGGCGCGCTCGGTTGAGCAGATCAATAATATGAGTCAATCGAGCGACTCAGCGCTACAACAAGCCAAACGAGCATTAGAGCAGTTAGATGTTCGCGCCCGAGAATTGATGGAAGCGGTGGGTAAATTCCAACTGGGCGACATTGAAGTGCTACACAGCTGGTTTGCCGCCAGTGGTTTTCGCGCCGTCGCCGACATCAAAGCCCGTCTGAATAAAATTAACCATCACTGGTCAGATAATCACAACGGTAAAGACGTACCGGGCATGCTGAAAAAGGCTGTCGAAGCAGGTAACTTACCAACTGCAGTCGCCATTGGTGGCGTAAAAATCCAAAACTGGACGGGTCGTGACATTTTTGCCAATCTAGATTCCCTAGCGCACGCGCAACAATGGAATCAAATTCTGCCCAAAATTTTAGACGACCAAATGCATGCCGAAGGGCATTATGTGGCCGTGCCACTGGGCGTTGCACGCGTTAATGTACTTTGGGTCAATGCAGCCATTATGCGGCGCATTAACCAAGTGCGCGCACCGAGCACGTGGGACGAGTTCATTCAACTGTGCGAACGCCTGCAAGCTGCGGGCATTACGCCGATTGCACACAGCGAAGTAAAATGGCAAGTTGCCACCTTATTCGAAGCCGTAACGCTCGGCGTGTGCGGTGCCAATCATTACATCAATGCATTCAGCAAACTTGATCAATCAGCACTCTCTGGCGCACAAACCATCAAAGCGCTTGAAATGTTCCGCCGAATTAAACCCTTCTGCTCCGTCGACCCCGTTGGGCGTGAATGGAACCTCGTGACCGCCGACATTATTAATGGCCGCGCAGCGATGCAATTAATGGGCGATTGGGTTAAAGGCGAATTTGATACCGCCGAAAAACAAGCCAATACCGATTATCTATTTTGGGCTTCGCCAACCCAAAATGGTGAATACAGTTTTGCTGCCGATACACTGACCTTCTTTAAACAAAAAGATCCGGCACGGCAAAAAGCGCAAACTGACTTTGCAACCTTGCTCATGACGCCCGAAGTGCAAATTGCCTACAACAAACACAAAGGTAGTATTCCCGCCCGAACCGATATCGACCTGAACCAACTTGATGCTTATGGCAAAGCTTCAGCGCAAGACTTCACTCAAGCATCAAGCAAAAACACCCTCGTTCCTTCTTGGGCGCACAATATGGCAGTGCAAGATGATCTGAAAAAAGCATGGATTGAAGTCGTTTATGAATACTGGCAAAACGACAACCTCAGTGCGAGCGCAACCGCTAGCAAATTGGCCGCTATTGCCAGAAAGTAA
- the ccsB gene encoding c-type cytochrome biogenesis protein CcsB, whose protein sequence is MNTLSLKNRRFNWIDLLFSIVICGTALIAWQKYHNYLDYYEQGILLGTVAGLIWFGWFWPAMRIFFPVCAVLSLIAINVYDGDLSRGQSAFWLKYVLASQSAVMWMSVLFFLATIMYWVGLLRKSATSLSIACGLTWAAAGAAMISKLVRWYESYLIGADVGHIPVSNLYEVFILFCLMTALMYLYYESKFAAKSMGAFVLLVISAAVGFILWYSLDRQAHEIQPLIPALQSWWMKIHVPANFVGYGSFAIASMLGIAQLLSARGILTDKLPSYDTLGEVMYKAIAVGFLFFTIATVLGAMWAADAWGGYWSWDPKETWALIVWLNYAAWLHVRLIKGWRGDILAWWAVIGLFVTTFAFIGVNMFLSGLHSYGGL, encoded by the coding sequence ATGAATACCTTGAGTTTAAAAAACCGCCGCTTTAACTGGATCGATTTGCTTTTTAGCATTGTGATTTGCGGCACCGCGCTAATCGCGTGGCAAAAATATCACAACTACCTCGATTATTACGAGCAGGGTATTTTACTCGGCACGGTGGCCGGCTTGATTTGGTTTGGCTGGTTTTGGCCCGCAATGCGCATTTTCTTCCCTGTCTGTGCCGTACTCTCACTGATCGCCATCAACGTATACGATGGCGACCTGAGTCGAGGTCAAAGCGCATTTTGGTTGAAGTACGTCCTCGCCAGCCAGTCGGCGGTGATGTGGATGTCGGTGTTATTTTTCCTCGCCACAATCATGTATTGGGTGGGTTTACTGCGAAAATCAGCCACATCCCTCAGTATTGCCTGCGGCCTCACTTGGGCTGCAGCGGGTGCTGCCATGATTTCGAAACTGGTACGCTGGTACGAGAGCTACCTCATCGGCGCCGATGTAGGCCATATTCCAGTCTCCAATTTGTATGAAGTCTTTATTTTGTTCTGTCTGATGACAGCCTTGATGTACTTGTATTACGAAAGCAAATTTGCCGCCAAAAGCATGGGCGCTTTTGTCTTGCTGGTGATTTCTGCAGCCGTTGGTTTTATTCTCTGGTACTCATTAGATCGTCAAGCGCATGAAATCCAGCCACTAATCCCTGCCTTACAATCATGGTGGATGAAGATTCACGTACCTGCCAATTTCGTCGGTTACGGTAGTTTTGCAATCGCTTCTATGCTCGGCATCGCGCAACTCTTATCGGCGCGCGGCATTTTGACCGATAAGCTACCTAGTTACGACACTTTAGGCGAAGTAATGTACAAAGCCATCGCCGTTGGCTTCTTATTCTTCACGATTGCCACTGTACTCGGTGCAATGTGGGCCGCTGATGCATGGGGTGGCTACTGGAGCTGGGATCCAAAAGAAACTTGGGCGCTGATTGTCTGGCTCAATTACGCCGCATGGTTACATGTACGGCTGATTAAAGGCTGGCGCGGCGATATTCTGGCGTGGTGGGCGGTGATTGGTTTATTTGTTACAACGTTTGCCTTTATTGGCGTCAATATGTTTTTATCGGGCCTACATTCTTATGGTGGTTTATAG
- the lolB gene encoding lipoprotein insertase outer membrane protein LolB yields MHILKLGLLGLLLLLTACAQKPLKPPSEGFAAQGRVNIRSQTEANTAQFDWLATPERDVLSLSTPLGTTLAELTILYQQGEIVSATLKHGQTTEAAADPESLLQNLSGLTLPVSGMRWWLRGLPDARLPFTRAGDSFTQSGWLVNATDFRDGSLPYKIELTRDDLRIRVMISEWSSAAP; encoded by the coding sequence TTGCACATTCTCAAACTTGGTCTACTAGGTTTACTGCTGTTGTTAACGGCCTGCGCACAAAAACCGCTCAAACCGCCATCGGAAGGGTTTGCTGCGCAAGGCCGGGTCAATATTCGCAGCCAAACGGAGGCTAATACAGCTCAGTTTGATTGGCTTGCGACACCCGAGCGCGATGTACTGTCGCTCTCCACCCCATTGGGAACGACGCTGGCTGAGCTAACTATTCTCTACCAGCAAGGCGAGATCGTATCGGCCACCCTCAAGCATGGGCAAACCACTGAAGCAGCGGCTGATCCAGAGTCTTTGTTGCAAAACCTGTCTGGCCTTACCTTGCCGGTCTCGGGTATGCGTTGGTGGTTGCGAGGCCTGCCCGATGCGAGACTGCCATTTACCCGTGCGGGAGATTCATTCACACAAAGCGGTTGGCTGGTGAACGCGACTGATTTTCGGGATGGGTCTTTGCCGTATAAAATTGAATTAACGCGTGATGATTTACGCATCCGCGTGATGATTAGCGAATGGAGTTCAGCTGCGCCATGA
- a CDS encoding 50S ribosomal protein L25/general stress protein Ctc, translating into MTFELKATSRAQQGTGASRRLRKAGQLPGIVYGGAADAVAINLDHNSMYYTLQDEKFHTALISLSVDGGAAEQVVVRAVQYHPFKQQVQHIDFQRVNAESVIELRIPLHFVGGDTCLGVKMQGGAISNVLKEVMVRCVASKLPEFITVDQSNLAVGNLSVHLSDIALPEGVQLVSLLRGADLAVSMLNGAKG; encoded by the coding sequence ATGACTTTCGAATTAAAAGCTACAAGCCGCGCACAGCAGGGCACTGGTGCGAGCCGCCGCCTGCGTAAAGCTGGCCAATTGCCAGGTATCGTTTACGGTGGCGCTGCTGATGCAGTTGCAATCAACCTGGATCACAACAGCATGTACTACACGCTGCAAGATGAAAAATTCCACACTGCTTTGATCAGCTTGTCTGTTGATGGCGGCGCTGCTGAGCAAGTTGTTGTTCGTGCGGTTCAATACCACCCGTTCAAACAACAAGTTCAACACATCGACTTCCAACGTGTGAACGCTGAGTCTGTAATTGAATTGCGTATTCCATTGCACTTCGTTGGTGGCGACACTTGCCTCGGCGTGAAGATGCAAGGCGGCGCAATCAGCAATGTATTGAAAGAAGTTATGGTTCGTTGCGTTGCTTCTAAATTGCCAGAGTTCATTACTGTTGACCAATCTAACTTGGCAGTAGGTAACTTGTCAGTTCACTTGTCTGACATCGCTTTGCCAGAAGGCGTTCAATTGGTATCGCTATTGCGCGGTGCAGATTTGGCCGTTTCTATGTTGAATGGCGCAAAAGGTTAA
- the ispE gene encoding 4-(cytidine 5'-diphospho)-2-C-methyl-D-erythritol kinase: MSFSPIADEQGFLAYPAPAKLNLFLHIVGRRADGYHLLQSVFQLVDAHDTIYLRLRDDGQIVHHNPMPGVPADTDLTVRAARLLQSKLQSTSKIGVDIRVEKRLPMGGGMGGGSSDAATVLLALNRLWNGKLSRTDLMGLGLQLGADVPFFIFGRNAFVEGIGEVMTEVETPDRHFVVLHPQVHVSTPEIFKDPNLTRNTPSIKVRGLEEAVTRNDLESCAVQKYPEIGRHLDYLNQFAPARMTGSGSCVFAEIASQAEVDAVLFGLLESINGFAVQTLKRHPLYEYADENVSA, from the coding sequence ATGAGTTTTAGCCCTATTGCCGATGAGCAAGGTTTTTTAGCTTATCCCGCACCTGCCAAGTTGAATCTGTTTTTGCATATCGTTGGTCGAAGGGCTGATGGTTATCATTTACTGCAGTCGGTTTTTCAGTTGGTGGATGCGCACGATACAATTTATCTGCGCTTGCGCGATGATGGACAAATCGTGCATCACAACCCGATGCCGGGTGTACCGGCTGACACCGATTTAACTGTACGAGCAGCACGACTACTGCAGTCAAAATTGCAATCAACTTCAAAAATCGGCGTCGATATTCGCGTTGAAAAACGCTTGCCGATGGGCGGTGGAATGGGGGGCGGTAGCTCGGATGCGGCAACGGTCTTGCTGGCGCTCAATCGACTTTGGAATGGCAAGCTGTCGCGGACCGATTTAATGGGCTTGGGCTTGCAGCTGGGCGCGGATGTACCATTCTTTATTTTTGGCCGTAATGCCTTCGTTGAGGGCATCGGTGAAGTGATGACCGAAGTCGAAACACCCGATCGTCATTTTGTGGTTTTACACCCGCAGGTGCATGTTTCTACACCGGAAATTTTTAAAGACCCTAACTTGACAAGAAATACGCCCTCTATTAAAGTTCGCGGCCTTGAGGAGGCTGTGACGCGGAACGATTTAGAGTCTTGCGCGGTACAGAAGTATCCTGAGATCGGTCGGCATTTGGATTATTTAAATCAATTTGCACCTGCTAGAATGACCGGATCGGGGAGCTGTGTATTTGCAGAAATTGCTTCACAAGCCGAAGTAGATGCTGTATTATTCGGCCTTCTTGAAAGTATCAACGGTTTTGCAGTGCAGACGCTAAAACGTCACCCGTTGTACGAATACGCTGATGAAAACGTCAGCGCATAA
- a CDS encoding ribose-phosphate pyrophosphokinase yields the protein MAYDSLMVFTGNANPRLAERVVNHLDISLGRATVGRFSDGEVTVELLENVRGRDVFVLQSTCVPTNDNIMEMMLMVDSLKRASAGRITAAIPYFGYARQDRRPRSARVPISAKVVANMLQVAGVDRVLTVDVHADQIQGFFDIPVDNIYSTPVLLADIRAKNYENLMIVSPDVGGVLRARAMAKQLGVDMAIIDKRRPKANVAEVMHIIGDVKDRDCVIIDDMIDTANTLCKAAEALKKFGAKRVMAYATHAVFSGAAVDRIMQSELDEVVVTDTIPVSELAQASGRVRVVSIAGLLAETMRRINNEESVSSLFVD from the coding sequence ATGGCTTACGACAGCCTCATGGTATTTACCGGCAACGCCAACCCGCGCCTTGCTGAACGTGTAGTAAATCATCTGGACATCTCATTGGGGCGCGCTACAGTTGGCCGCTTCTCTGACGGTGAAGTGACCGTTGAATTGCTGGAAAACGTTCGCGGCCGTGATGTGTTTGTACTGCAATCAACCTGTGTTCCGACGAACGATAACATCATGGAAATGATGTTGATGGTTGATTCACTCAAACGCGCTTCGGCAGGTCGGATTACTGCCGCGATTCCTTACTTTGGTTACGCACGCCAGGATCGCCGTCCGCGTTCAGCACGCGTACCGATTTCAGCGAAAGTCGTTGCCAATATGCTGCAAGTGGCTGGTGTTGATCGTGTATTGACGGTAGACGTCCATGCTGACCAGATCCAAGGTTTCTTTGATATTCCGGTTGATAATATCTACTCAACCCCTGTGTTGTTGGCTGATATTCGCGCCAAGAACTACGAAAACCTGATGATTGTTTCTCCAGACGTTGGCGGCGTATTGCGTGCTCGTGCGATGGCGAAACAGTTGGGCGTTGATATGGCGATTATCGACAAGCGTCGTCCGAAAGCTAACGTAGCTGAAGTGATGCACATCATCGGTGACGTAAAAGATCGTGATTGCGTGATTATCGATGACATGATTGATACCGCGAATACGCTGTGTAAAGCCGCTGAAGCATTGAAAAAATTTGGTGCAAAACGCGTGATGGCTTATGCCACGCATGCTGTGTTTTCTGGTGCAGCTGTCGATCGCATCATGCAATCTGAATTGGATGAAGTAGTCGTAACTGACACGATTCCAGTGAGCGAATTGGCGCAAGCGAGTGGCCGCGTTCGCGTGGTGTCGATTGCTGGTCTCTTAGCTGAAACGATGCGCCGCATTAATAATGAAGAGTCGGTTTCTAGTCTGTTCGTCGATTAA